The Euphorbia lathyris chromosome 3, ddEupLath1.1, whole genome shotgun sequence genome contains a region encoding:
- the LOC136222151 gene encoding putative DEAD-box ATP-dependent RNA helicase 29 isoform X1, which produces MGKKEPLASSKAELKHKQNIRKKAKSGGFESLKLTHNVYRGIKRKGYRVPTPIQRKTMPLILSGADVVAMARTGSGKTAAFLIPMLERLKQHDSQAGVRALILSPTRDLALQTLKFAKELGRFTDLRISLLVGGDSMETQFEELAQNPDVIIATPGRLMHHLSEVDDMSLRTVEYVVFDEADSLFGMGFAEQLHSILTQLSENRQTLLFSATLPSALAEFAKAGLREPQLVRLDLDTKISPDLKTLFFTLRHEEKPAALLYLVREHITSDQQSLIFVSTKHHVEFLNMLFQAEGIEPSVCYGDMDQDARKIHISRFRARRTMLLVVTDVAARGIDIPLLDNVINWDFPPKPKIFVHRVGRAARAGRTGTAFSFVTSEDMPYLLDLHLFLSKPIKAAPTEEEVLQDMDGVMKKIDKALANGETVYGRFPQTVLDLVSDRVREIIDSSAELVSLQKTCINAFRLYAKTKPSPAKESIRRVKDLPHEGLHPIFKNIIEGGELTALAFSERLKAFRPKQTILEAEGEAAKSKNMQGVSQWIDVMKRKRAIHEGIINLVHQQRSSKQEEKEDQSEITYSNGKQKKEAGSKKRKATNFKDEEYFISSVPTNHHMEAGLSVRANEGFGSNRLDAAVLDLVADNSEGMQKQKTVYHWDKRSKKYVKLNNGDRVTASGKVKTESGAKVNARSTGIYKKWKEKSHRKVSLKGTSDDGSAEQTSNFSGDRHFRGNNRGFKGGYKKHAVPNANVRSEIKNVEQIRKERWTKANKLSQMKSKAGAGKKFGTNNKRGKKRRQ; this is translated from the exons ATGGGCAAAAAGGAACCGCTCGCTAGCTCCAAGGCGGAGCTGAAACACAAACAGAATATAAGAAAGAAAGCGAAATCCGGTGGCttcgagtctcttaagctcaccCACAATGTTTACCGAGGAATCAAACGGAAGGGCTACCGTGTCCCTACTCCTATCCAACGCAAAACCATGCCTCTCATTCTCTCCGGTGCTGATGTTGTTGCCATGGCTCGCACGGGCTCCGGGAAGACCGCGGCgtttttgatccccatgctcgAGAGACTGAAGCAGCACGACTCTCAGGCAGGTGTTAGGGCTCTGATTTTGTCGCCTACTAGGGATTTGGCTTTGCAAACCTTGAAGTTTGCTAAAGAGCTTGGCAGGTTTACCG ATCTTCGTATTAGTTTATTGGTTGGTGGTGATAGCATGGAAACTCAGTTTGAAGAATTAGCACAGAATCCAGATGTTATAATTGCAACTCCTGGCAGGCTTATGCACCATCTGTCTGAGGTAGATGACATGTCATTGCGAACTGTGGAGTATGTAGTTTTTGATGAAGCAGATAGTCTGTTTGGCATGGGTTTTGCTGAGCAGTTGCATAGCATTCTAACCCAGTTGAGTGAAAATAGACAAACCTTGCTTTTCAGTGCAACTTTGCCAAGTGCACTTGCTGAGTTTGCGAAGGCTGGTCTACGAGAACCTCAGCTTGTCCGGCTTGATCTGGACACAAAGATTAGCCCTGATCTGAAGACGTTGTTTTTCACCTTAAGGCATGAGGAAAAACCTGCAGCGTTGCTGTATTTGGTCAGAGAGCATATTACTTCTGATCAGCAGAGTTTAATATTTGTTTCTACAAAACATCATGTGGAGTTCCTTAATATGTTGTTTCAGGCAGAGGGCATCGAACCTTCTGTGTGCTATGGTGATATGGATCAAGATGCCCGCAAGATTCACATATCAAGGTTTAGGGCAAGAAGAACTATGTTGTTGGTTGTGACAGATGTGGCAGCTAGGGGCATTGACATTCCATTGCTTGATAATGTCATCAATTGGGACTTCCCCCCTAAACCCAAAATTTTTGTCCATCGTGTAGGGCGAGCTGCAAGGGCAGGTCGAACCGGTACAGCTTTTTCATTTGTGACATCTGAAGATATGCCTTACCTTTTAGatcttcatctatttctttCGAAGCCAATTAAAGCTGCACCCACTGAGGAAGAGGTTTTGCAGGACATGGATGGTGTGATGAAGAAAATTGATAAAGCACTTGCAAATGGGGAAACTGTTTATGGACGTTTTCCTCAGACAGTTCTGGATCTTGTTTCAGATAGAGTTCGAGAGATCATTGATTCATCTGCAGAACTGGTTTCCTTGCAGAAAACCTGTATAAACGCTTTTCGTTTATATGCAAAGACAAAACCCTCACCTGCAAAGGAGTCCATTAGAAGAGTAAAGGATTTACCCCATGAAGGGTTGCATccaattttcaaaaatattatagAAGGTGGAGAGTTAACTGCCCTGGCATTTTCTGAACGTTTGAAAGCATTTAG ACCTAAGCAGACTATACTGGAAGCTGAGGGTGAAGCTGCTAAATCAAAGAATATGCAA GGTGTTAGTCAATGGATTGATGTAATGAAGAGAAAAAGAGCTATTCATGAGGGGATCATTAATTTGGTACATCAGCAGCGCTCTAGCAAGCAAGAGGAAAAG GAAGATCAATCTGAAATTACTTATTCAAATGGAAAGCAGAAAAAAG aagcaggttctaaaaagagaaaggctACAAATTTCAAAGATGAGGAGTACTTTATAAGTTCAGTGCCAACAAATCAT CATATGGAGGCTGGTCTTTCAGTGAGAGCTAATGAAGGCTTTGGATCAAATAG GTTGGACGCTGCAGTCTTAGATCTGGTTGCAGATAATAGTGAGGGCATGCAGAAACAAAAAACTGTATACCATTGGGATAAG AGGAGTAAAAAATACGTCAAATTGAACAATGGTGATCGTGTTACAGCTAGTGGAAAG GTAAAGACTGAGAGTGGTGCAAAGGTAAATGCTAGGAGTACTGGGATTTACAAGAAATGGAAGGAAAAGTCACACAGAAAGGTTTCCCTTAAGGGGACTAGTGATGATGGGAGTGCTGAGCAAACCTCAAACTTCTCAG GAGACCGCCATTTCCGAGGTAATAATAGGGGATTTAAGGGCGGCTACAAGAAGCATGCGGTACCTAATGCTAATGTACGGTCAGAAATTAAAAATGTTGAACAAATCCGGAAAGAGAGATGGACAAAAGCCAACAAGCTCTCTCAGATGAAGAGCAAAGCTGGTGCGGGTAAAAAGTTTGGTACAAATAATAAGAGGGGGAAAAAAAGAAGGCAATAA
- the LOC136222151 gene encoding putative DEAD-box ATP-dependent RNA helicase 29 isoform X2, translating to MGKKEPLASSKAELKHKQNIRKKAKSGGFESLKLTHNVYRGIKRKGYRVPTPIQRKTMPLILSGADVVAMARTGSGKTAAFLIPMLERLKQHDSQAGVRALILSPTRDLALQTLKFAKELGRFTDLRISLLVGGDSMETQFEELAQNPDVIIATPGRLMHHLSEVDDMSLRTVEYVVFDEADSLFGMGFAEQLHSILTQLSENRQTLLFSATLPSALAEFAKAGLREPQLVRLDLDTKISPDLKTLFFTLRHEEKPAALLYLVREHITSDQQSLIFVSTKHHVEFLNMLFQAEGIEPSVCYGDMDQDARKIHISRFRARRTMLLVVTDVAARGIDIPLLDNVINWDFPPKPKIFVHRVGRAARAGRTGTAFSFVTSEDMPYLLDLHLFLSKPIKAAPTEEEVLQDMDGVMKKIDKALANGETVYGRFPQTVLDLVSDRVREIIDSSAELVSLQKTCINAFRLYAKTKPSPAKESIRRVKDLPHEGLHPIFKNIIEGGELTALAFSERLKAFRPKQTILEAEGEAAKSKNMQGVSQWIDVMKRKRAIHEGIINLVHQQRSSKQEEKEDQSEITYSNGKQKKAGSKKRKATNFKDEEYFISSVPTNHHMEAGLSVRANEGFGSNRLDAAVLDLVADNSEGMQKQKTVYHWDKRSKKYVKLNNGDRVTASGKVKTESGAKVNARSTGIYKKWKEKSHRKVSLKGTSDDGSAEQTSNFSGDRHFRGNNRGFKGGYKKHAVPNANVRSEIKNVEQIRKERWTKANKLSQMKSKAGAGKKFGTNNKRGKKRRQ from the exons ATGGGCAAAAAGGAACCGCTCGCTAGCTCCAAGGCGGAGCTGAAACACAAACAGAATATAAGAAAGAAAGCGAAATCCGGTGGCttcgagtctcttaagctcaccCACAATGTTTACCGAGGAATCAAACGGAAGGGCTACCGTGTCCCTACTCCTATCCAACGCAAAACCATGCCTCTCATTCTCTCCGGTGCTGATGTTGTTGCCATGGCTCGCACGGGCTCCGGGAAGACCGCGGCgtttttgatccccatgctcgAGAGACTGAAGCAGCACGACTCTCAGGCAGGTGTTAGGGCTCTGATTTTGTCGCCTACTAGGGATTTGGCTTTGCAAACCTTGAAGTTTGCTAAAGAGCTTGGCAGGTTTACCG ATCTTCGTATTAGTTTATTGGTTGGTGGTGATAGCATGGAAACTCAGTTTGAAGAATTAGCACAGAATCCAGATGTTATAATTGCAACTCCTGGCAGGCTTATGCACCATCTGTCTGAGGTAGATGACATGTCATTGCGAACTGTGGAGTATGTAGTTTTTGATGAAGCAGATAGTCTGTTTGGCATGGGTTTTGCTGAGCAGTTGCATAGCATTCTAACCCAGTTGAGTGAAAATAGACAAACCTTGCTTTTCAGTGCAACTTTGCCAAGTGCACTTGCTGAGTTTGCGAAGGCTGGTCTACGAGAACCTCAGCTTGTCCGGCTTGATCTGGACACAAAGATTAGCCCTGATCTGAAGACGTTGTTTTTCACCTTAAGGCATGAGGAAAAACCTGCAGCGTTGCTGTATTTGGTCAGAGAGCATATTACTTCTGATCAGCAGAGTTTAATATTTGTTTCTACAAAACATCATGTGGAGTTCCTTAATATGTTGTTTCAGGCAGAGGGCATCGAACCTTCTGTGTGCTATGGTGATATGGATCAAGATGCCCGCAAGATTCACATATCAAGGTTTAGGGCAAGAAGAACTATGTTGTTGGTTGTGACAGATGTGGCAGCTAGGGGCATTGACATTCCATTGCTTGATAATGTCATCAATTGGGACTTCCCCCCTAAACCCAAAATTTTTGTCCATCGTGTAGGGCGAGCTGCAAGGGCAGGTCGAACCGGTACAGCTTTTTCATTTGTGACATCTGAAGATATGCCTTACCTTTTAGatcttcatctatttctttCGAAGCCAATTAAAGCTGCACCCACTGAGGAAGAGGTTTTGCAGGACATGGATGGTGTGATGAAGAAAATTGATAAAGCACTTGCAAATGGGGAAACTGTTTATGGACGTTTTCCTCAGACAGTTCTGGATCTTGTTTCAGATAGAGTTCGAGAGATCATTGATTCATCTGCAGAACTGGTTTCCTTGCAGAAAACCTGTATAAACGCTTTTCGTTTATATGCAAAGACAAAACCCTCACCTGCAAAGGAGTCCATTAGAAGAGTAAAGGATTTACCCCATGAAGGGTTGCATccaattttcaaaaatattatagAAGGTGGAGAGTTAACTGCCCTGGCATTTTCTGAACGTTTGAAAGCATTTAG ACCTAAGCAGACTATACTGGAAGCTGAGGGTGAAGCTGCTAAATCAAAGAATATGCAA GGTGTTAGTCAATGGATTGATGTAATGAAGAGAAAAAGAGCTATTCATGAGGGGATCATTAATTTGGTACATCAGCAGCGCTCTAGCAAGCAAGAGGAAAAG GAAGATCAATCTGAAATTACTTATTCAAATGGAAAGCAGAAAAAAG caggttctaaaaagagaaaggctACAAATTTCAAAGATGAGGAGTACTTTATAAGTTCAGTGCCAACAAATCAT CATATGGAGGCTGGTCTTTCAGTGAGAGCTAATGAAGGCTTTGGATCAAATAG GTTGGACGCTGCAGTCTTAGATCTGGTTGCAGATAATAGTGAGGGCATGCAGAAACAAAAAACTGTATACCATTGGGATAAG AGGAGTAAAAAATACGTCAAATTGAACAATGGTGATCGTGTTACAGCTAGTGGAAAG GTAAAGACTGAGAGTGGTGCAAAGGTAAATGCTAGGAGTACTGGGATTTACAAGAAATGGAAGGAAAAGTCACACAGAAAGGTTTCCCTTAAGGGGACTAGTGATGATGGGAGTGCTGAGCAAACCTCAAACTTCTCAG GAGACCGCCATTTCCGAGGTAATAATAGGGGATTTAAGGGCGGCTACAAGAAGCATGCGGTACCTAATGCTAATGTACGGTCAGAAATTAAAAATGTTGAACAAATCCGGAAAGAGAGATGGACAAAAGCCAACAAGCTCTCTCAGATGAAGAGCAAAGCTGGTGCGGGTAAAAAGTTTGGTACAAATAATAAGAGGGGGAAAAAAAGAAGGCAATAA
- the LOC136222151 gene encoding putative DEAD-box ATP-dependent RNA helicase 29 isoform X3, producing MGKKEPLASSKAELKHKQNIRKKAKSGGFESLKLTHNVYRGIKRKGYRVPTPIQRKTMPLILSGADVVAMARTGSGKTAAFLIPMLERLKQHDSQAGVRALILSPTRDLALQTLKFAKELGRFTDLRISLLVGGDSMETQFEELAQNPDVIIATPGRLMHHLSEVDDMSLRTVEYVVFDEADSLFGMGFAEQLHSILTQLSENRQTLLFSATLPSALAEFAKAGLREPQLVRLDLDTKISPDLKTLFFTLRHEEKPAALLYLVREHITSDQQSLIFVSTKHHVEFLNMLFQAEGIEPSVCYGDMDQDARKIHISRFRARRTMLLVVTDVAARGIDIPLLDNVINWDFPPKPKIFVHRVGRAARAGRTGTAFSFVTSEDMPYLLDLHLFLSKPIKAAPTEEEVLQDMDGVMKKIDKALANGETVYGRFPQTVLDLVSDRVREIIDSSAELVSLQKTCINAFRLYAKTKPSPAKESIRRVKDLPHEGLHPIFKNIIEGGELTALAFSERLKAFRPKQTILEAEGEAAKSKNMQGVSQWIDVMKRKRAIHEGIINLVHQQRSSKQEEKEDQSEITYSNGKQKKGSKKRKATNFKDEEYFISSVPTNHHMEAGLSVRANEGFGSNRLDAAVLDLVADNSEGMQKQKTVYHWDKRSKKYVKLNNGDRVTASGKVKTESGAKVNARSTGIYKKWKEKSHRKVSLKGTSDDGSAEQTSNFSGDRHFRGNNRGFKGGYKKHAVPNANVRSEIKNVEQIRKERWTKANKLSQMKSKAGAGKKFGTNNKRGKKRRQ from the exons ATGGGCAAAAAGGAACCGCTCGCTAGCTCCAAGGCGGAGCTGAAACACAAACAGAATATAAGAAAGAAAGCGAAATCCGGTGGCttcgagtctcttaagctcaccCACAATGTTTACCGAGGAATCAAACGGAAGGGCTACCGTGTCCCTACTCCTATCCAACGCAAAACCATGCCTCTCATTCTCTCCGGTGCTGATGTTGTTGCCATGGCTCGCACGGGCTCCGGGAAGACCGCGGCgtttttgatccccatgctcgAGAGACTGAAGCAGCACGACTCTCAGGCAGGTGTTAGGGCTCTGATTTTGTCGCCTACTAGGGATTTGGCTTTGCAAACCTTGAAGTTTGCTAAAGAGCTTGGCAGGTTTACCG ATCTTCGTATTAGTTTATTGGTTGGTGGTGATAGCATGGAAACTCAGTTTGAAGAATTAGCACAGAATCCAGATGTTATAATTGCAACTCCTGGCAGGCTTATGCACCATCTGTCTGAGGTAGATGACATGTCATTGCGAACTGTGGAGTATGTAGTTTTTGATGAAGCAGATAGTCTGTTTGGCATGGGTTTTGCTGAGCAGTTGCATAGCATTCTAACCCAGTTGAGTGAAAATAGACAAACCTTGCTTTTCAGTGCAACTTTGCCAAGTGCACTTGCTGAGTTTGCGAAGGCTGGTCTACGAGAACCTCAGCTTGTCCGGCTTGATCTGGACACAAAGATTAGCCCTGATCTGAAGACGTTGTTTTTCACCTTAAGGCATGAGGAAAAACCTGCAGCGTTGCTGTATTTGGTCAGAGAGCATATTACTTCTGATCAGCAGAGTTTAATATTTGTTTCTACAAAACATCATGTGGAGTTCCTTAATATGTTGTTTCAGGCAGAGGGCATCGAACCTTCTGTGTGCTATGGTGATATGGATCAAGATGCCCGCAAGATTCACATATCAAGGTTTAGGGCAAGAAGAACTATGTTGTTGGTTGTGACAGATGTGGCAGCTAGGGGCATTGACATTCCATTGCTTGATAATGTCATCAATTGGGACTTCCCCCCTAAACCCAAAATTTTTGTCCATCGTGTAGGGCGAGCTGCAAGGGCAGGTCGAACCGGTACAGCTTTTTCATTTGTGACATCTGAAGATATGCCTTACCTTTTAGatcttcatctatttctttCGAAGCCAATTAAAGCTGCACCCACTGAGGAAGAGGTTTTGCAGGACATGGATGGTGTGATGAAGAAAATTGATAAAGCACTTGCAAATGGGGAAACTGTTTATGGACGTTTTCCTCAGACAGTTCTGGATCTTGTTTCAGATAGAGTTCGAGAGATCATTGATTCATCTGCAGAACTGGTTTCCTTGCAGAAAACCTGTATAAACGCTTTTCGTTTATATGCAAAGACAAAACCCTCACCTGCAAAGGAGTCCATTAGAAGAGTAAAGGATTTACCCCATGAAGGGTTGCATccaattttcaaaaatattatagAAGGTGGAGAGTTAACTGCCCTGGCATTTTCTGAACGTTTGAAAGCATTTAG ACCTAAGCAGACTATACTGGAAGCTGAGGGTGAAGCTGCTAAATCAAAGAATATGCAA GGTGTTAGTCAATGGATTGATGTAATGAAGAGAAAAAGAGCTATTCATGAGGGGATCATTAATTTGGTACATCAGCAGCGCTCTAGCAAGCAAGAGGAAAAG GAAGATCAATCTGAAATTACTTATTCAAATGGAAAGCAGAAAAAAG gttctaaaaagagaaaggctACAAATTTCAAAGATGAGGAGTACTTTATAAGTTCAGTGCCAACAAATCAT CATATGGAGGCTGGTCTTTCAGTGAGAGCTAATGAAGGCTTTGGATCAAATAG GTTGGACGCTGCAGTCTTAGATCTGGTTGCAGATAATAGTGAGGGCATGCAGAAACAAAAAACTGTATACCATTGGGATAAG AGGAGTAAAAAATACGTCAAATTGAACAATGGTGATCGTGTTACAGCTAGTGGAAAG GTAAAGACTGAGAGTGGTGCAAAGGTAAATGCTAGGAGTACTGGGATTTACAAGAAATGGAAGGAAAAGTCACACAGAAAGGTTTCCCTTAAGGGGACTAGTGATGATGGGAGTGCTGAGCAAACCTCAAACTTCTCAG GAGACCGCCATTTCCGAGGTAATAATAGGGGATTTAAGGGCGGCTACAAGAAGCATGCGGTACCTAATGCTAATGTACGGTCAGAAATTAAAAATGTTGAACAAATCCGGAAAGAGAGATGGACAAAAGCCAACAAGCTCTCTCAGATGAAGAGCAAAGCTGGTGCGGGTAAAAAGTTTGGTACAAATAATAAGAGGGGGAAAAAAAGAAGGCAATAA